The sequence TGCCCCCTCCCGGAGGATTCACAGATCAGAGGGCTGTGTATATCCTGTCACCTGCCTGCGGACAGCTGAAACCTAAAATATTCTGAGCCATCTAAGTCTTTTTCACAGTCTTCAGAGATACCCAGCATAAGGCCTGCCTTGGGAGAGTGGACCCGTGTTTAACACGGCTGTGATTCGAGTGAATCTCTCTGGTTGTATTCGTCCCATGGAAATGGAGTTGGACTGCTAACACTCTGCTTTCTAAATGCAGAGACTATTGAAAAAATCTCTGTCCCATCTTTAGAAGGGCACGGCACTAACGTTTGCTTCTGGGGCCCTTATAGCACTGATGGTCTGGACCACCACGTCACCATGTCAAGCTGATGACCCCAGTCATGCTTGTGATGACCCTTGTGATGGGCCAGCCTCAGACAAGCAGGCCTGGAAGACCCTGGAAGCCAGGGTAAAGACATTTCAAGACTTTTAGTGTTTTGACCCCTTGAGCTCCCAAAGCCCCCAAGTCCCCCAGAACCACTGGTAAATGCGAGGCTGCCCTTGTACTTTTGAAAGGTGGGGACAGTTTCCCTCTTTCTCCATAAGTGGGCAAGCGAGGAAAGCGGGGAGGATTGGCTTAGGCAAGCCATCAGATGCAGAGGGGACCTTGGCTCCAGATTCCAGGCACTCAGTAAGCCAGAGGCTGGAACTCAGTCTCAAGCAGGCCAAGAAGGAGTTAATCTCCAAGGAGAACTGGGCTTCTCCCAGACTGGAAGCCTGTGCCCAGTTTTGCTGCTGCCAACCCTGGGAAGAAGGCCTGGGATCTGTAGTTTGTGCCACCACCCACCCCTGGCCTGCCTGTTTATCAACACAGTGCTGGAGACTACAGTTCCCAGAAACCTAACGAggccaggctttggggaaaaggggtggggtgTGAGGCTCCGAGGAGGcccgagggagagggagaggggaggaggtggggagagaaaacCCAATTCACtccctttttaattctttctcctGGTGTGTCTGCTCCACCGCCGGAGCTAATCCCCCAAATCCGGTCTCCTAAGCCGCAGCTGCTTCCCTTCGCAGTGATGAATGGCTCGGGGAGGGAAGgtgaattcatattttaattactGAGGCGCGGTGCtaaggggagctggggagggggcgggggctcaGCATTGTCCTAGAGGCTGAGGGCACCCCTCCTCTCTAGGTCACTTCTCTTTTGCCCTTTACCTGAGGTGGCGGTGGGGCAGAGTGAAGATGGGAGGGCCTTGCTGGAAGCTACTCTGCTTCGGCAGGTGAGGGgatcggggtggggggcaggggaaggagtaTGTCCCTTTTTTGTCTGTCAGAGAATCCCAGCCTTGTCCCAACACTTGTAAATATCTCCCTAGCCTTCCAACCCCTACTGCCGCCCACTCTGATGAAGGACGTTGCCAAAATTTGAGACACCTAGGAGTTTGTGGTCTGCAAGCCTGGAGCCCCAGCTTCTTCCTTACCTTAGTTTCTAGCCAGCCCTGACTCCCTTCTTCCTCTTGGTTCTTCCACCATTCAAGCAGTCTCTGACCCACTGCCCCATTTTTGCTGAAGGGGCTAGAATCGGAGGACCCTGGAGGGTGTCTGCAGGGTCCTCTAAGAGAGGAGAAGTGGGGgtgagaggctgggggagggggcagcgggGAGGCTGGGGATGATCCTCTGTGGCTTGACAGCGCTTCTGCTTGGCCTCCACAAAGCTGACCGGCAGAGGGTATTTAATGACCCCGTACCCCACACCATCTCATCTGGACCTGAGCTGGGGCCAGGCCAGAGAGGAGGATGTGAAAGAAACCAGGGCCAACAGCTTGCAGTCAGATGCAACCAACCGTGGGACAGCAGCCGTTTGTTCAGTGTtcacctccctttccttcctattCTGGGTTTTGGGGGGCTGTTTTTCAAATCCTTAGCCCCTCCTGGGCATGGAAATTAAGGTTAAAGGAGAAAGCTGCAGAGTGGGAGGGGAAGTTTCCATAGCGAGCATGGACCACGGatgagcggggggcgggggggctgccCCCAGTCAGTCCACTGGCTTCACTGAGACTCCCAGACTGTTCATTTCAGACATTCAGACCCCTTTCCCCTCAAGTAGAAACAGTTAGAGGAGTTTCTTCAGGATCTGACTTCTCCAGGGAGCCCCCCCAGCTAGTGTGAAGAGCATAAGGCAGGGGgcccagagcagagagaggagcagAGACCACAGCCCAGGCAAAGGGGGTCCCCAGGTTCCTGCTGGTAGGGCAGAGGGATtctgagggagaaggaagggggctcACAGCAGGCCTGAAAGTGGGGTGGGGCTCTCTGCCCCAGGTCTGTCCAGTGCAGGGGCTGACCCGGGGACCTGTGTGCCACCAGGGCTTGGAGTCGTGCACCTTGCAGTGAAGACCCTGTCACTCCCGTCACTCCCTGGTAGAGAGTGGGAGGATAGCCAGGCACTTCAGGTCAAAGACCTGAGCTCCCCTGGGTATACTCTCTGCCCTTAGAAACAAGGACCCAGCGCTGCCAGTGAGCAGTTGGCTTTCAGACACACCTCTCAGATACACCTCGGGAGCCAGGTTGCAGCCCCTAGCCCAGCTTTGAGCGGCTTCACTTGACCCTCCTTTCCTCTGATGTGTAGGTCCTGGTTccttctcccagcccccactgTCGTCACAGTGAACAGAAAACTCGGCACGTTCTCATCTTTCCCGAAGGATCCCTGGGAGGCACAGTCACTGGCCtggcaagggggaggggaatgTAGGGGGTGTTTTTGTGTACGTTTTGCTGTTTTTAAGAAAGCAGGCATTGGATGGGAAGTAGGGTGGGGACGGAAGACGATCTCTGAACCCTGGGACCAGAGACTGTGAGGGTGGTGATGGGGGCCTGATGGTCACAGCTACCTGCTGGACTTGTTTTAGTTGTGAATTCCTTCCCCAGATCAAACGTGCTGTGCCTACTGATTCCTCCCCAAATACTTTTCCTGTACTTGTGGGAATGCTTTGTCGATAGTACCCTTGATATACCCCACCTCCTGCAGCAAAGGAAGTGTATGCATTAACAATTACTGATCACAAGGAAACCcacagccctccctcccttcttcctaatCAGGCTAGGATTCCTAGTGCCCTTTCAGCGCCTTAGCTTTGGGGGGTAAGCGTTAAACCTTGATTAATCTCCTGGAACACtgaaatgaggaaatgaaggcccaGAGAGGCACAGTCACTTGCCTAGGGTGACACAGCATGCCGGCGTCAGAGCCAAGGATAGAACCCAGGCCACCTAAGCCCCCATTCAGATCCCGGtcttgctctgggtttgtcacgGGAGGGATCCAGAGACAGCTGCAGTGGATAGATCTAGAAATATAGTAGTTGTGTCTTGGCTCTGTCTATATATATCCCGGAGATTGCTCTCTGCTCTCTATATATACTCCAGGAGAGTGGGTGTGTGGATGGTGCTAGAAAGCGGGTATTTAAATAACCAGTCTACCTACCCATGCTGACTCAAGCTGGGCTTCCTGCCCACCCAGCTGGCCATTGGAAATGCATTGCACCTATTAATTACAGTCATTAGCTGGATTACCAGGACActgagagggggagggaggggagaatccTGACAGGACCCACTCCACTGTGGGCACTGTGCTTGGTGAGGGACTACCAGCTGGGCCCTCTGCTCTGCCTGGAGAAACATGAAGGAAGTTTGTCCAAAGGAGCCAGGTTGGCCAAGCCTGTGGAACTATTCAGAGAGCCACCAGCCGGGCCCTGCCAAGTTCCTCAAAGACAATGGAAACACTTTGCAGGTGTGCCTAGCATCTGGGGCATTGGACATTCTATGCAATCTCTATTgtaggaggggctgggcccgggaTACGGCTCATGCTTCCTTATTCCAAACCCCTTCCTCTCAGCATCTGGGCTGTCCCTGGTGTTCTTCCCAGAGAGACAAGTGATCAAACCAGGCCCAGGGTGCAAGCATGACCTCAATGCAGTGTGCTTTCTTTTGTCCCGGCTGCCCTGCTGGAGCTGACTTGAATGTATTTCTGCTCCCTCCAGGGCAGGCCCAGGGGCAGAGGAAGGGCAGAGAAGTGAGCTGGAGGCATCTGCGGATGGCTGAGGCCAAGGAGACCTCAGTGAGTGTTTGGAGAAAGGGATACTTTCACAGATTGAGAGCTGGTCTTCTGAAGCCCCCTCCCATGCCGCAGATACCAGAGGGGCCCCTGCTGCCTGTGATGAGGGTCGTGTCAGCCAGAGGTGGGGGACAACATGCCCAGCTGGGATAAATCCAGCCTCAGCCCCTACCTCAGACTGACTTTTGTGCCAGGGAAGAAAGCATACCCTTACCCTTACATTCTTACCTCCCAAGCCCTTTGCCCAgcctaggtgctcaataaaatagCCTGTTGGCTAAAAGAACTCTGTGCTGTCTGTTCTCTACTGAGGAGGATGGGGATTTGTATTGCCTGGAGTGGTTAAAGCAAGTGCCTTATGTTCCCTATAGATTTCCCTAAGGGTTTCAGACAAATTGGGGCCGTTAGGGAAGGGAGGAATCTGAGACTCAGTTCCAGGTGTCAGGGTAGAGGCTGTGCTGGATGAGGGACTTCCTTCAAGGTCCCCAAAGTCCCACACTTGGATTATCGGACTGTGTGATCTAAAGGATCCAGtgggaacccccccccccacctctaaCCTGTGCAAGGTGGCACAAGACAGTTATTTTGAGCTGGCTTGATTCCTGTTCCCAAGCATAGGTGTGTGGTGACGAGGGGAGGCAGAGGGCGGGAGGGGGACAAAGGTAGCTGCAGCCGGGGCCTTCTCTTCTCTACCCTGGACTCACCCAGGCTCCAATTTGAGGAATGACATCAACTCCACCGACCGGGAAACACTGAGGTTTCAAAGAGGCCTTTGTTTGGTGGCGCGCCCCGTCCGCCAGTGGTGTGAGAGGTCTAGCGGGGCCTGGGCAGCCTCAGGAGGGCTCCAGGATGTTAACCCCAGCTTGcttctctctcctgcctttctcctgccccctcttcctcctctgcctttcCCTGCAGATCTTCTCTGGTGAGCagcccccagcctggcccagggcaTGCCCCAGTTCACTTTCGCTTGCTTCTGTGGCCTCCACGGTTTCTGcaagatgaagaggaagaaggaggaagttCACAGAGAGCGGGAAACGGCGGTGTGAGCGGAGCCAGGGCCCCTTCTTCAGCCCCCAGCAGGTCCTAGGCCTGAGGCGCCTGCTTCTGTCTGAGGCTTGGAGCAGGAAGTTTCCATCTGGCCAGGGCTCTTCTCAGGCGACCCGACCACCTGACCCCGTCTAACCTGTGAGCATCAGCCTCCTGTGTGCCCtggcctcctcctgcccctgggTTTCCAATCCTGAGACCTCCCTGAAGAGAGGCCCCAGTCACACCAGGGGAAGCCCAGGACCTGCCGTGTGCCTTCCAGAGACTGAGAAGccccagggaggccccaggaACGGAGCTTCTTTCTGTCCTGAGGTCCCGAGGGCTCTGGGACTCTGCTCAGGGTAACCACTCCCATGAGGGACATGCTGCCTTGGGCCAGGGGAGCTGTTGCTAAATGGGAAACCGGCTGCTCTGCCAGAGAAACTCCCAGCAGCCTTGACCGTGGGAGAGGCCTCAGGCAGGTAGATGTGTGAGACAGACCTGCTCCAAGCCCAGGATGGAGTCTCTCCTGGGATGCCAGGACCTGAGGCGGGAGCCTCCAGAGCCCAGAGCTGAGTCCACAGGAATGTGGCCAGGAGATGAGTCCTTTACCGTCTGTCCCCTCCCAGCGTCCCTTTGGGCCAGGCCTGAGGGAGGCCACCTGGCTGTGAGTAGCGTGGCTGTGCAGGGCCAGCGAGAGGCCGGGCAGACGTCTGTCCTCACCTTGCCCCAGCTCGCAGCAGGCTCTGTGTCTCCCTCTGCACTGCTCTCTCCCACACTCCAGAAAGCAGCCTTCCCTCCAGCCCGGCCTCTCTGCCCACTCATCTCCACTATGTCTCCTCGGCAGCAGCTCAGATGTGGGCGGCCTCCTTCCCAGGCCCTGACTCCCCTCCTCAGGGACTGCCTTCCGGGGCCAGACCGGGTGATCCCTTTCCTGGACTAAACTGAGCCCTCCCTTTGttctcccacctcctgcctcactcacctgccccttccttctcttctcagaAGCCCTAGAGGGGGAAATGCTGGCATGTGGTGCCTTTAGGGGACACTCTGGGAGGAGGGGGCCCTCTAAGACCTTCCTGGACTTGTCCCCTAATCTCCTTACCTCCAGCAACCTTCAGGGTCAGAATCTGTCTCCACTCCCAGCCTATTTCCAGGAGAtaggaagcaaacaaaaaaccatctCCTTCCTTCgcttccttccttgcctcccaTTTCGATGAAACTCGGCCTCTGTCACTGTGCCTGGACCTCTCAGGTGCTAGAGGGTCACGCAGCCATGCCAGTGGCAGAGACACTTTAGGCAGATTCTGCAGCTTTAGCAAGTCTGTCCTCTACTTCATCACAGGAACAATTCAGCCCAGGAACAAAGTCACAGCCCCTCTGGCATCCAGGGACAGAATAACCTTTCTGAAACATAACAAGTGACCTGGGTAGAGGAGGCCAGGGCCCCAGGACAGGAGGGGCTGTGTACCCCTCTCCTTGGAATGTGGACCTCTCTGGGTAGTTAGGGAGGACAGGACACCTCCTCCACTGTTTCATGCAGAAGCAAGGGCACATTCTATCCTGGCAGCCTTTGCCTGTCTCCCTCAAGCCCCACACGCAGGGGCATTTCCTGGGCTTTTGGCGGATTTGGTGGTATCCAGGTCCTCTTTGCAAAGCTAGAGCACAGCTTAAGATTTCTCTCCTCCCATCCTCCAACCCCCTCCTTTGCCCTTACTGCCCGGCCCCAACCTTCTGCAATCTGTTACTTCCTTTTATATCCAAAGAATTATAAACAGAAGTCCTTCCCTCGAGGAAGGAGCAGTAAAGGCCAGTGGGGTCACAAGGGACAGAAGAAAAACCCCCTGGTTCTTCAGCCTCTTGGACAGCAGAGGCCTCGGTGAGGCAAAGAGATGGGCAGAAACGCTTTCAAGGGTTCCTTGATGGGCGGGAGAGCCCACCTGGAGACCAGGTACGTCCCTAGCAGTTGCCTGCGAGGCTGCAGCCCCAGCGAAGTCACTCCTGTGGTGGAGGATGAAATTGTATCCCTGGAGACAGAGGTGTTGGGTGTTCTGTCCTGACCACATGGGCTCACCTGGAGGAAAGGTCAGGAGAGTGGGAAACATATGCGGGAGGGGTGGCGAACGAGAGCTTTCCCCTGTGCTCTCAGGCTTGGCAGGCATTTCAGCTGCAGGGGTTTGGCAGTGAGCCAGCTCAGAGAGCTGCTTCCCCCAGGGGAACTCCATTGGCTCCGGAGGGATACTGGATATCTTGAGCCCCTGCTATGGGAACATGGAGAGGTCCCAAGGTCAAGGCCCAGCTGTATCTGCAGACAGCTGCCCTTGGCCTCCAAGCTGTGGCCCCTTTTTCATCCAGGGCGAAGGTTGAGGCCAACACTGCAGCTGAGTAGGAGGCGGCAGCAGCTTCTAGCCAACTCACCCTACAATCTATCgtccctcagtttccttctcaggGAAATGGGGACTTGGCCCCTCTCAGCATCTCGAAGGGGGAGCCCAGGAGAGAAGTTTAACCCAAAAAGGCAGAAGCAGCCCCCGCATCCACAGACCACGTGCCCCAAGCACCTGACTTGTAGCCCAGGCTTTTCTTCCTCCCGTTCCTTttaggggctgggggtggggtctggCTGCCTTGTTTCCTGCCCTGAGTCTCACGCCTTCCCAGAGGTCAGGTTGCACTGTTTTGTCCTCCCTGTTTCTAATTTCCTCCACTCCAATGTTCTCTCCCAGACCCTGCCTTGAGGTGGGGACGAAGAGCTCCAGGGGTGAGGCAGGTGGCAACATGAGTAGACGATTCCGAGGAGGGGTCGGGCCTCCCGGTCTTGCTGCGTGGCACTGAGTCCTCCTCGCAGACAGGTGAGACGGCTTCGctttcccatctataaaaggGAGAACGCCGCCGGCTCATTTCCTCTCTAGTTATGTGGGCTGTTGTGTGGCGGGATAAAGAGACGTGAAGGGTGCTTGAGGCTCTTACGACTTGAGTGTTGTCTGGGACCCTGGCCGGAGGGGTCCCGAGGAACTGCTTGTCTCAGGTCTTTTTTTATTAGAATGTCATTTCCTTCTCCATTCCCAGAGAAGGGCTTTCTGCATGTAGCATATGGGTCAATGGGAATATATAGGAAGATTGTTatttttggaaacaaaaaaacaacagcaataatttAACTAACCGAACTATGCACAAAGTAGCACAGTGGGATGAAAAGAGCATTGAGCCGGGAACCAGCTCTCCTGGGTTCTAGCCCTGCTTCGTCACTGATGGCGTAACCTTAGGCTAATTATATCCTATTTCTGGGATTcaatttcctcaactataaagAAGGGACTGCACTAATGTCCTCTAAGTCCCCTCCAGAGTCCAGGGCTCTGTGGGTCTGGAAAGTTGAACCTCAGTGGGGCTCAAGGCTATGGAACCAGAGGGGTTGCAGGTTTCCTGTGCCCCAGCTGGTGTGCTTTGTGCATGCAGCAAATGTGCGGGGAGGGTGGATGGGAGTGATATGGTAGATCCAGGAAAGGGTGGGAGGAGTGAGAAGGAAAGCCAAGGAACCCAGAGCCTCTCCTGCTAGAATCCTACCCAGCACTCCCCGCTCAGGGAACCAGGATGCCCTGAAGTTCTGTCTCTCCTTCTTGTAGCCAGGACTCCAATTCCAGGCCCCGTTGGGGCCATGCCAAGTGCCACTTTTGTGCACGGTCtctcttatacacacacatacacacacacctagcAGATGGAACTCAAGGACCCGCTCCCTGCCCCAGTTTATGTAACCCTTTTGCACAGCTGCTGGTGAGCCCATCTCCAAGCTGACTGACCCACCCCACCTTATTACCTTGCCTTCTGCAAGGGGAAGTGCCTCAGGCTGCAATCTGCTATCTACAGACTGAATGTGCGTTTTGCCCGGTGGTCTGGGATGTGCCGGGGGTGGGATGGGCTGATGACCGTCTTTGGATAGAGAGCTGCAGCCCCCAGTCTCCCAGAGCTCCCCCATGGCTGACTCCTGACCTCGGCAacttgcttcctctctcccagcccctgtAAAAGGTGGCGACAAGACCCATTTCCTCCCTACCTCACAGGAAGGCATACATTGCAAGGGTACATTGGATCAGATGTGCCCAGGTGTGGCTTGAACTTTTGGAGACAGACACAAGTGTCTTCCACAACCATGAAGATGCGATTGCACCAGAGAAGAAAATCTCGGGCTGCTGTGTTTGGTGGGTTCCTTGCACGCTGGCCCAGAAAGCGTGGTGTTCACCCTGAAGGTGGCTGCTGTGTCCAGCTGGTGATGGGGCTGACACCACGAGAACCAAGAACCAGAAGCTGTTCCCAAAGAGTGAATGCTCCATCCCCGGACACAAAAGCAAGAGCAAGAGATAGCTGTCCCCGCCATAACCCTGTTCCCAATACAAACTGCTCCCTAAGGCCAAGTTGTGAGCAATGGAGGGACATGGGAGTTAATCCTCTATCCCTCAGGCCATACTCCCAAGTCAGTGCGCCCTGTGCTGGGCTGTTGTGGCCA comes from Delphinus delphis chromosome 1, mDelDel1.2, whole genome shotgun sequence and encodes:
- the BLACAT1 gene encoding bladder cancer associated transcript 1; amino-acid sequence: MPQFTFACFCGLHGFCKMKRKKEEVHRERETAV